In Microbacterium sp. zg-Y818, the genomic window GCGGCGCAGGTCGTCGAACGCGGGCGCGGTGTGGGCCTCGCCGCCGTCGTGGTCGTAGATCGCGAGCTTCAGCACCTGGTCCTGCTGCGCGAGCACGTCGTCGACGACGCTCAGCCGGGCGTAGTACTTGTCCACCTCGGCGAGGAAACGCCGGTCGGTGTCCTCGATGTACGCCGACTCCTTGCCGCACACGACCACGCCGGCGTGAAGCGCCCCCTCGGCGACGAGTCGGCGCAGTCGCTCGATCACGCCGCGCACGAACTGCGGGTCCAGCGCGTCCGAGCTCACCTCGACGCCGTCGCGCACGACGTAGGCGCCGTTCTCGGCGATGTAGTCGAGGTCGCGCCCCGCCTCACCGAACGACCGCTGCAGGGTCGCCAGCTGTCTGCCGCTGGCCGGCGCGAACGCGATGCCGCGCTCGCGCAGACGGTCAAGCAACGGCCAGAGTCCTGCGGGCACGTGGCCGGCGGGGTCGAGCAGGGTGCCGTCCATGTCGACGGCGATGAGGCGGATATCGGGGACGGTCACGCCTCCATGTTCTCAGGCGCCGGGCACGCGCCGGTTCTTCGGGATACCCCGAAGGAAAGACTCCGGATGCCGGGGCGGCGGCGGCCGCAGCCTCGTCCTACCTTGGAGCCATGACCTCTTCCGCCGCCCTCCTCGCCCCGGCCCCGACGCAGGCGGCGCCCCGCCCCACGGCGCTGCGCCTGCTCGGCGCCCTCGCCCAGCTGGCCGCCATGTCCCTCGCCGGCACAGCACTGTTCACGATGCTCGCTGTGCTGCTGAGCCTGGGACTCGGGCTGCTGCTCGTGCTGGGCATCGGCGCGCTCTTCCTCATCGCCTTCGTGTACGTCCTCTACGCCACCGCGTGGCTGGAGTACGCCCGCGCCGACGGGCTCTACGACTACGGCCTGCCGGCGCTGCGCACCCGGCGCATGACCCGCCCCGGCTTCGGCGGCTGGCTGCGCATGCTGTGGCAGCAGTTCACCGACGGTCCCATGTGGCGCGGCGTCGCCGGGGCCGCGATCGCGACGCTGCTCGGCTCGGCCGTCATCTGGCTGGCCTCGACGGTCGCCACCGGCGTGGGGCTGCTGCTCTCCCCGCTGTTCGGCGCCGAGGAGATCCCCTCCCCCTGGTTCGGGCTCGTGCTCGAGCCGGGCTGGGCGGCGGTCCTGGGCGGGGCCGCCGTGCTGGTCAGCGCCGCGCTGCTGTTCGGCATCGCCCTGCTGGACGGCGTACTCACCCGAGCCATCCTCGTGCCCTCCCGCGAGGCCGTGCTCGCCCAGCAGGCCGCCACCTCCGATGTGCAGCGCGCCGGCGCCGTGCGCGCCAGCGAAGTGGAGCGCACCCGCATCGAACGCGACCTCCACGACGGCGTGCAGCCGCGGCTCGTCTCGGTCGGCATGACGCTGGGCCTCGCCCAGCAGAAGATCGACAGCGACCCGGATGCCGCGCGCGAGCTCATCGCCGAGGCGCACACCTCCACGAAGGCCGCGATCACCGAGTTGCGCCAGCTGGCGCGCGGCATCCATGCCTCCGTGCTCGACGACCGCGGGCTCGACGCCGCGCTCTCGGCCCTCGCCGCCCGGTCGCACGTTCCCGTGCACCTGGACGTGCGAGTCGAGGGCCGCTGCACCCGCGAGGCCGAGGCGGCCGTGTACTTCGCCATCGCCGAGTCGCTCACCAACGCGGCCAAACACTCCCACGCGGGCGAATGCCGCGTCGTGGTGCGCCGCCGCGACGACGGGACGTTGTGGGCCCGCGTCGAGGACAACGGCACCGGCGGGGCCCGCGTGATCCCCGGCGGAGGCCTCGACGGCATCCACAACCGCATCATCGCCGCCCGCGGGACCGTGCGCCTGGACAGCCCCGTCGGGGGACCGACCTCTCTGGAAGTGAGCGTGCCGTGCGCATCCTGATCTGCGAAGACTCCGCGCTGCTGCGCGAAGGGCTCGTGCGCCTGCTCGAAGACGCCGGCCACAGCGTGGTCGCCGCCCTCCCCGACGCCCACGACCTGCAGGCCGTGGTCGCCCAGACCGCTCCGGACCTGTGCATCCTCGATGTGCGGCTGCCTCCCACGTTCACCGACGAGGGCATCCGCGCGGCCCTCGTGCTGCGGGCGGAGCACCCGCACCTCCCGGTGCTGGTGCTCAGCCAGTACGTCGAGGAGCGGTACGCGTCGGAGCTGATCGCCGGGCGCGGCGGGGCTCTGGGCTACCTGCTCAAGGACCGGGTCGCCGATGTCGGCGACTTCGTCGAGACCGTCGCCCAAATCGGCGCAGGCGCCACCGTCTTCGATCCCGAGGTGGTCTCGCAGCTGCTGGCGCGCCGCGCCCGCGACGACCGCATGGCCCGCCTGACCGACCGGGAGCGCACCGTGCTCGCCCTCATCGCCGAAGGAAAGTCCAACCAGGCGATCGCGCGCACGCTGCACGTCAGTGAGGCGAGCGTGGAGAAGTACATCACCTCCCTCTTCCAGAAACTCGACCTCGAGCAGGACGAATCCGGCAACCGACGGGTGCTGGCAGCGCTCGCACATCTCGAGCACGGCGGCGACCTGCCGCAGACAGGAGCATCACGATGAGCACGACACTCACTCCCCCCACCCCCCCACGGGGCCGCAGCCCTCCCCCGTCATCCCACCGCCGGTACCCCCGCGCAGCTCGGCGGGCCGCGTCGTGGCCATCATCGCCATCGTCGTGGGTGCGGTCATCATCATCGGCGCGGTCGCCACCGGCGTCATCGGCTCGATCGTGCGGGCGGCCGGCACCACCGACGATCGCATCGTCGTGGATGCCACAGGGGTCGACTCTCTCGATGTCGACGTGGCCGCGGGCGATGTGCGGGTGCTCTTCACCGACACCGACGAGGCGGTGCTCGATGTGACCGCGGCGGCCGGCGGTGGGCAGTGGACCCTCGACCGTGACGGCGATGAGCTGGTCGTGCGCTCACCGGACCGCTGGTTCGGCGGCTGGTGGTTCTACGACGGTCCCACGCGGGTCGTGCTGGAGCTGCCCGAGAGCCTGCAGGGCGCCGCGCTCGATGCGACGCTCACCCTGTCGGCGGGATCGCTCGACGTCGACGGCGAGTTCGGCGCGCTCGAACTCGAGGTCAATGCCGGGGAACTCACCCTGGCAGGTGCCGCTGCCGAGGTCGACGTGAGCGTCAACGCCGGCCGCGCCGACCTGGAGATCGCCGATGTGGCCACGGCCGACCTCGATGTCAGCGCCGGTGGACTGAAGGCGGTGTTCACCGGCGACGCGCCCGACGACGTCGCGATCGACGTCAGCGCCGGGTCGCTCGACCTCGCGGTGCCGAGCGGTGCCTACCGCGTCGCCTCCGACGTGTCGGCGGGGGGCCTCGACAACCGTCTCGAGACGTCGACGCAGGCCTCGCGGCTCATCACGGTCACCGTGTCGGCCGGCGACGTCACCCTGCGCTCGGGGCGCTGATCCCCCGAAGGGCCGGCCGGACCCCCTCCGACCGGCCCTTCACGCTGCGCGCGGGCCACCGCGTGGACGGGTGCCCGCGGGCAGGTCTAGCGTTGAGGTGTGACTGCCCCGATCGATGCCACCTCCACACCCGCCTGGAACGAACTCACCGCCCTGAGCGAGGACTTCGCCCCCGATCTGCGCGGGTGGTTCGCCGACGATCCGCGCCGAGCCGAGCGGCTGAGCCTGCCGCTGGCGGACCTGCACGTCGACTTGTCGAAGAACCTCGTCACCGACGAGATCCTCGCCGCCCTCGTGCGACTGGCCCAGCAGACCGGCGTCGCCGAGCGCTACGCCGCGATGCTGGCCGGCGAGCACATCAACACCACCGAGGACCGCGCCGTGCTGCACACGGCGCTGCGCCGTCCCGCCGGCGCCTCCCCCGCACTCATCGTCGACGGGCAGAACGTCGACCACGACGTGCACGAGGTGCTGGATGCCGTGAGCGCCTTCGCCGACCGGGTGCGCTCGGGCGACTGGCTGGGAGTGACCGGCAAGAAGGTGAAGACGATCGTCAACATCGGCATCGGCGGCTCGGATCTCGGCCCGGTCATGGTGTCCGAAGCCCTGGCACCCTACGCCGACGCCGGCATCCGCGCCCGGTTCGTGTCGAACATCGACCCCACCGACATCGCCCAGAAGACCGCCGATCTCGATCCCGAGACGACGCTGTTCATCGTGGCATCCAAGACGTTCACGACGCTCGAGACCCTCACCAACGCCCGCCTCGCGCGGGAGTGGCTGTGGCGGAGCCTGGAACAGG contains:
- a CDS encoding Cof-type HAD-IIB family hydrolase, producing MTVPDIRLIAVDMDGTLLDPAGHVPAGLWPLLDRLRERGIAFAPASGRQLATLQRSFGEAGRDLDYIAENGAYVVRDGVEVSSDALDPQFVRGVIERLRRLVAEGALHAGVVVCGKESAYIEDTDRRFLAEVDKYYARLSVVDDVLAQQDQVLKLAIYDHDGGEAHTAPAFDDLRRTHQVVVSGQHWVDIMNAGVNKGVALRNLQRALGITPAQTAAFGDYLNDIELLQAADWSYAMADAHPDVVAVARHRAPSNAEYGVITTIEALLG
- a CDS encoding histidine kinase → MTSSAALLAPAPTQAAPRPTALRLLGALAQLAAMSLAGTALFTMLAVLLSLGLGLLLVLGIGALFLIAFVYVLYATAWLEYARADGLYDYGLPALRTRRMTRPGFGGWLRMLWQQFTDGPMWRGVAGAAIATLLGSAVIWLASTVATGVGLLLSPLFGAEEIPSPWFGLVLEPGWAAVLGGAAVLVSAALLFGIALLDGVLTRAILVPSREAVLAQQAATSDVQRAGAVRASEVERTRIERDLHDGVQPRLVSVGMTLGLAQQKIDSDPDAARELIAEAHTSTKAAITELRQLARGIHASVLDDRGLDAALSALAARSHVPVHLDVRVEGRCTREAEAAVYFAIAESLTNAAKHSHAGECRVVVRRRDDGTLWARVEDNGTGGARVIPGGGLDGIHNRIIAARGTVRLDSPVGGPTSLEVSVPCAS
- a CDS encoding response regulator transcription factor, encoding MRILICEDSALLREGLVRLLEDAGHSVVAALPDAHDLQAVVAQTAPDLCILDVRLPPTFTDEGIRAALVLRAEHPHLPVLVLSQYVEERYASELIAGRGGALGYLLKDRVADVGDFVETVAQIGAGATVFDPEVVSQLLARRARDDRMARLTDRERTVLALIAEGKSNQAIARTLHVSEASVEKYITSLFQKLDLEQDESGNRRVLAALAHLEHGGDLPQTGASR
- a CDS encoding DUF4097 domain-containing protein translates to MAIIAIVVGAVIIIGAVATGVIGSIVRAAGTTDDRIVVDATGVDSLDVDVAAGDVRVLFTDTDEAVLDVTAAAGGGQWTLDRDGDELVVRSPDRWFGGWWFYDGPTRVVLELPESLQGAALDATLTLSAGSLDVDGEFGALELEVNAGELTLAGAAAEVDVSVNAGRADLEIADVATADLDVSAGGLKAVFTGDAPDDVAIDVSAGSLDLAVPSGAYRVASDVSAGGLDNRLETSTQASRLITVTVSAGDVTLRSGR